One Rossellomorea aquimaris DNA window includes the following coding sequences:
- a CDS encoding VOC family protein yields MNFKKIHHIAIICTDYDKSKDFYVNKLGFEVKQEVFREERDSYKLDLALNGEYVIELFSFPDAPVRPSYPEAQGLRHLAFEVEDIDESVRLLIEKGIETEEIRIDPYTHKRFTFFEDPDGLPLEIYESE; encoded by the coding sequence ATGAACTTTAAAAAAATCCACCATATCGCCATTATCTGCACAGATTATGATAAATCAAAAGACTTTTATGTCAACAAACTGGGTTTTGAAGTAAAACAAGAAGTTTTCAGGGAAGAAAGAGACTCGTACAAACTGGATTTAGCGTTAAATGGAGAATACGTCATCGAATTATTTTCATTTCCTGACGCACCAGTCCGACCCAGCTATCCAGAAGCACAAGGGTTACGCCATTTAGCATTTGAAGTAGAGGATATTGATGAGAGTGTAAGACTTCTAATTGAAAAAGGGATTGAAACGGAAGAAATAAGGATAGATCCATATACTCATAAACGTTTCACTTTCTTTGAAGATCCAGATGGACTTCCTTTAGAAATTTATGAAAGCGAGTAG
- a CDS encoding manganese-dependent inorganic pyrophosphatase has product MSKTLIFGHKNPDTDTITSALVYADLKTKIGMAVEPVRLGDVNGETQYALDYFNVDAPRLVEKVAGETDTVILVDHNERQQSAVDIEEVRVLEVIDHHRIANFETADPLYYRAEPVGCTATILNKIYKEKGVEVTKEMAGLMLSAIISDSLLFKSPTCTDEDVTAANELAEIAGVDAQVYGLEMLKAGANMSTKSVAELVTLDAKEFSMGNAKVEVAQINVVDVNDVFGRQAEVEAAMETMIKEKGLDLFLLVVTDILENDSTALALGSKAAEVEKAFDVTLHNNTALLKGVVSRKKQIVPVLTDAMK; this is encoded by the coding sequence ATGAGTAAAACACTTATTTTCGGACACAAAAATCCAGATACAGATACGATCACGTCTGCCCTTGTATATGCTGATTTGAAGACAAAAATCGGGATGGCCGTCGAGCCTGTACGTTTAGGTGACGTGAACGGTGAAACACAATATGCCCTTGATTACTTTAACGTTGACGCACCTCGTTTGGTTGAGAAGGTTGCCGGTGAAACCGACACGGTTATCCTTGTTGACCATAACGAGCGCCAGCAAAGCGCGGTAGACATCGAGGAAGTACGCGTTCTTGAAGTCATCGACCACCACCGTATCGCAAACTTTGAAACGGCAGATCCTTTATACTACCGTGCAGAGCCTGTTGGGTGTACAGCAACGATCCTAAACAAGATCTACAAGGAAAAAGGAGTAGAGGTAACGAAGGAAATGGCTGGATTAATGCTTTCAGCGATCATTTCGGATTCCCTTTTATTCAAGTCTCCAACATGCACAGATGAAGACGTTACAGCAGCGAACGAATTGGCTGAAATCGCTGGCGTTGATGCTCAAGTATACGGTCTGGAAATGCTAAAAGCCGGTGCGAACATGAGCACCAAATCAGTGGCGGAGCTTGTAACCCTTGATGCGAAAGAATTCTCGATGGGTAACGCGAAGGTAGAAGTAGCACAAATCAACGTCGTCGATGTGAATGACGTATTCGGACGTCAGGCAGAAGTCGAAGCTGCAATGGAAACTATGATCAAGGAAAAAGGGTTGGATCTTTTCCTACTTGTTGTGACTGACATTCTGGAAAATGACTCAACGGCATTGGCTCTCGGAAGTAAAGCCGCGGAAGTGGAGAAAGCATTTGATGTAACCCTTCACAACAATACAGCGCTATTAAAAGGCGTTGTATCACGTAAGAAACAAATCGTACCTGTGTTGACGGATGCGATGAAATAA
- a CDS encoding DctP family TRAP transporter solute-binding subunit, which translates to MRTFFFIGLFILTGIATSYFVGFHSQAGFTPEYDDDQEKLKDAIVIKVSHVVSENTPKGKAIRRFKALVEKNTKGKMKVEIYPNGSLYSDISEWNALKNNNVQMIIPATSKVSAYVPEYNVFDLPFAFNSYDDIQRAFEGNIGEILLKKVEKQENVKGITFWYNGFKQITNSQRPLIRPGEFNRLHFRTMPGEVIKDQYQMMGAAVSHLPFNKTYENLEVGFIDGQENTISNIYSKKLYDHQSYLTVSNHTYLGYVVLMNEEFWDDLPEEYQVEIKEAMKQTTEWIRRHSIEINDEHMRELKRNTDMDIHILLNSEKEEWMKKLDPLYEEYEDEIGKELMREIQ; encoded by the coding sequence ATGAGAACATTTTTCTTTATAGGGTTGTTCATATTAACAGGGATTGCTACATCCTATTTTGTTGGCTTTCATTCTCAGGCAGGCTTTACCCCGGAATATGATGACGATCAAGAAAAGCTGAAAGATGCTATCGTCATTAAAGTCAGTCATGTTGTTTCCGAAAACACACCGAAAGGAAAAGCAATCAGGCGTTTTAAAGCACTGGTAGAAAAGAATACCAAGGGAAAAATGAAGGTTGAAATCTACCCGAACGGCTCGCTCTATTCGGATATCAGTGAATGGAATGCCCTTAAAAATAATAATGTTCAAATGATCATCCCCGCCACGTCTAAAGTCTCAGCTTATGTTCCAGAGTATAATGTGTTCGACTTACCCTTTGCGTTTAATAGTTATGACGATATTCAACGGGCATTTGAGGGTAATATAGGAGAGATATTACTTAAAAAGGTAGAAAAACAAGAAAACGTGAAAGGAATTACCTTTTGGTATAACGGATTTAAACAAATCACCAATAGTCAGCGACCATTGATCAGGCCGGGTGAATTCAATCGGCTCCACTTCCGTACAATGCCGGGTGAAGTGATAAAAGATCAATATCAAATGATGGGGGCTGCCGTAAGTCACCTGCCTTTTAATAAAACATACGAGAACTTAGAAGTAGGATTTATAGATGGACAGGAAAATACCATTTCGAATATTTACTCAAAGAAGCTTTATGACCATCAATCCTATCTTACAGTCAGCAACCATACTTATTTAGGCTATGTAGTATTAATGAACGAAGAATTTTGGGATGACTTGCCTGAAGAGTACCAGGTGGAAATTAAAGAAGCTATGAAGCAAACGACGGAGTGGATTCGCAGGCATTCGATTGAAATCAACGATGAACATATGCGTGAATTAAAGAGAAATACTGATATGGATATCCACATTCTATTGAATTCGGAAAAAGAAGAATGGATGAAGAAGCTTGATCCTTTGTATGAAGAATATGAAGATGAAATTGGGAAGGAATTAATGAGGGAGATTCAATGA
- a CDS encoding sensor histidine kinase, which yields MNRKQMPIRWKMTILSFGVVLFALVIGFIIFVGKAIEMKKEELGNQALITARTVANLPTVQSHLEDSGGWDEIQPIVENIRTVNGSDYILVLNMNRIRYSHPSDEQLGTISAGKDEGPAFAEHSYVTTAKGEIGTAVRGFVPIMNDQHQQIGVVIVGILLPSTLDIMRNLQNELIIIGAITLLFGIMGSWLLARQIKKDTFQLEPHEIGKLLVERTATFQAMNEGIIAIDNQKKITVFNEKAKDILVLNGDPTGKSIQEVLPSSKLPDVLYKKEPIYHEEMRLENKIVLSSRVPILVNGSIVGAVAVFQDRTEMTQLAEELTGVKEFVEALRVQNHEHQNKLHTVAGLIQLEEGEKALDYIFQSSQEEEHLTATLTRQIKLDSLTGLLLGKIRRGNEMGIEVKIDHDSYLESLPPLLDEHDFVIILGNLIENSFYALKDSGEDSKVIHIYLKEDPDTFHIQIEDNGAGMAEEQLPHLFQKGYTTKGKNGSGIGLYLIHSIIEKADGHIKVESIPGEGTLFQLTFPMNGGNNHEGTD from the coding sequence ATGAATCGAAAACAAATGCCCATTAGGTGGAAAATGACGATATTATCCTTTGGCGTAGTCCTGTTTGCGCTTGTCATTGGATTTATTATATTTGTAGGAAAAGCGATTGAAATGAAGAAAGAAGAGCTGGGGAACCAGGCACTTATAACAGCCAGGACGGTAGCTAATCTTCCAACCGTGCAAAGCCATCTCGAGGATTCAGGAGGATGGGATGAAATCCAGCCCATTGTAGAAAATATCAGGACTGTAAATGGCTCTGACTACATCCTCGTCCTCAATATGAACCGGATCCGTTACTCACACCCGTCCGATGAGCAGCTTGGGACCATCTCTGCAGGAAAGGATGAAGGCCCTGCTTTTGCCGAGCATAGTTATGTGACGACAGCTAAGGGGGAAATCGGTACGGCGGTCAGGGGGTTTGTTCCGATCATGAACGATCAGCACCAACAAATCGGTGTGGTCATTGTAGGTATACTGCTCCCCTCTACACTCGATATAATGAGGAATCTTCAAAATGAACTTATCATTATAGGTGCGATCACTCTCCTGTTCGGCATCATGGGTTCTTGGTTATTAGCAAGACAAATAAAGAAAGATACCTTTCAACTGGAACCACACGAAATTGGAAAACTCCTGGTGGAAAGGACCGCTACTTTTCAGGCCATGAATGAAGGCATCATTGCCATTGATAATCAAAAAAAGATCACCGTCTTTAATGAGAAAGCCAAAGACATATTGGTGTTAAATGGAGACCCCACCGGAAAATCCATTCAAGAGGTACTTCCTTCTTCAAAATTACCGGACGTGTTATACAAGAAGGAACCGATTTATCATGAAGAAATGAGATTAGAGAACAAAATTGTACTAAGCTCCAGGGTCCCCATCTTGGTAAACGGAAGCATTGTCGGTGCCGTCGCCGTGTTTCAGGATCGAACTGAGATGACTCAACTGGCAGAAGAGCTGACTGGAGTGAAGGAATTCGTTGAGGCATTGAGGGTCCAAAACCACGAACACCAGAATAAATTACATACCGTTGCCGGTCTGATTCAATTAGAGGAAGGAGAGAAGGCTCTCGATTATATCTTTCAATCCTCTCAAGAAGAGGAGCATCTCACCGCAACCCTGACTCGGCAAATCAAGCTTGATAGTTTGACAGGATTACTATTAGGCAAGATCAGGAGAGGAAATGAAATGGGGATAGAAGTAAAGATAGACCACGACAGCTACCTGGAATCCCTCCCCCCTCTTCTCGATGAACATGATTTTGTCATTATCTTAGGTAACTTGATTGAAAATAGCTTTTATGCCCTAAAAGATTCTGGAGAAGATTCCAAAGTCATTCATATCTACTTAAAAGAAGACCCGGACACTTTTCATATTCAAATAGAAGATAATGGGGCAGGAATGGCAGAAGAACAGCTTCCCCACTTATTTCAAAAAGGATATACGACCAAAGGAAAAAATGGCTCAGGCATCGGACTCTACTTGATTCATAGCATTATAGAGAAAGCAGACGGTCATATTAAAGTGGAGTCAATTCCGGGTGAAGGGACGTTATTCCAACTCACTTTTCCAATGAATGGAGGGAACAATCATGAAGGAACCGATTAA
- a CDS encoding response regulator yields MKEPINVLLIEDDPMVQEVNRMFIERVPGFTVCAIAGNGQEGAEKVSSYQPDLVLLDIFMPKQNGLETLQAFRSHDTDVDVIVISAAQDKETIKTMMRLGVFDYIIKPFKFERLKQALEKYRLFKHQMTGEGSVGQQELDQLQGVASSIEFPSVKEELPKGLNQQTLQQIIQFLKHQKIPLSAEETAEGIGIARVTARRYLDYLQKSGQVQIMIEYGGIGRPINRYQWQ; encoded by the coding sequence ATGAAGGAACCGATTAACGTATTACTTATAGAAGACGACCCAATGGTTCAGGAAGTCAATCGAATGTTCATAGAACGTGTACCCGGCTTTACAGTGTGTGCCATTGCGGGGAATGGACAGGAAGGTGCGGAAAAGGTTTCTTCCTATCAGCCCGACCTTGTCCTCCTGGATATTTTTATGCCTAAACAAAATGGCCTTGAAACCTTACAAGCCTTCCGAAGTCATGATACAGACGTGGATGTGATTGTCATATCAGCGGCCCAGGATAAAGAAACCATCAAAACGATGATGAGATTAGGAGTATTCGATTACATCATTAAGCCTTTTAAGTTTGAACGATTGAAACAAGCTCTTGAGAAATACCGACTGTTTAAACATCAAATGACTGGAGAGGGATCGGTTGGACAGCAGGAATTAGATCAGCTTCAAGGCGTTGCCTCTTCCATTGAATTCCCCTCAGTGAAAGAAGAATTACCAAAAGGATTGAACCAGCAAACGTTACAGCAGATCATTCAATTTTTAAAACACCAGAAAATCCCCTTATCAGCAGAAGAAACCGCTGAAGGAATCGGCATCGCCCGTGTAACTGCCCGAAGATATTTAGACTATTTACAGAAATCAGGACAGGTTCAAATCATGATTGAGTATGGCGGCATTGGACGCCCCATCAATCGATATCAATGGCAGTAA
- a CDS encoding TAXI family TRAP transporter solute-binding subunit: MKKLKWISMVAIISLLLAACGSDSASGGDSSSGDDSSSQSIVFGTGGTSGAYYAIGGSLKPIFEESDSIGNVTVESTGASVANIQNITDGLNQMAIVMSDVAYDAVEGKGQFEDNKVEVQALAGMYQNVVQVVAMSDSGIKSIEDLKGKKVGVGQVGSGVEQSAKKVLEAAGLSYDDLEKVTHTGYADSVQEMKNGTLDAAFFTSGVPNSNITDLMQQNDVSFVEIKGDLADKLMEKYPFYKTFTIESGDEAKYNLDSKVETVGIQNMLVVSKDVSEDTVYDLTKRYYDYLGTDAVAVAPLKEVNRDEMAKGLIAPLHPGAKKFYEEKGLLE; encoded by the coding sequence ATGAAAAAATTAAAATGGATTTCGATGGTAGCCATCATTTCATTATTGTTGGCGGCATGTGGCAGTGATAGCGCAAGCGGCGGCGATTCAAGCAGTGGCGATGATTCTTCCAGCCAATCAATCGTATTTGGTACAGGTGGCACGTCAGGAGCTTATTATGCGATTGGCGGATCACTTAAACCAATTTTCGAGGAAAGTGATTCGATCGGGAATGTAACAGTAGAATCGACAGGAGCTTCTGTAGCCAATATCCAGAACATTACAGATGGTCTTAATCAAATGGCGATCGTCATGAGCGATGTTGCTTATGATGCCGTAGAAGGAAAAGGGCAGTTCGAAGACAATAAAGTAGAAGTCCAGGCTCTTGCAGGCATGTACCAAAACGTTGTACAGGTAGTCGCTATGTCTGATAGCGGAATTAAAAGTATTGAAGATTTAAAGGGTAAGAAAGTGGGAGTCGGTCAGGTAGGTTCCGGAGTGGAACAAAGCGCGAAGAAAGTATTGGAAGCGGCCGGTTTATCGTATGATGACCTTGAAAAAGTCACTCACACAGGGTACGCGGATTCTGTTCAGGAAATGAAAAATGGCACACTTGATGCTGCATTCTTCACTTCAGGTGTACCGAACAGTAATATTACTGACCTTATGCAGCAAAATGACGTATCGTTTGTTGAAATCAAAGGAGATCTTGCTGATAAGCTAATGGAGAAATATCCGTTCTATAAAACATTTACGATTGAGTCAGGAGACGAGGCAAAATATAACCTGGATTCAAAAGTTGAAACCGTCGGGATTCAAAATATGCTGGTTGTATCGAAGGATGTAAGTGAAGACACAGTATACGACTTAACAAAACGTTATTACGACTATCTAGGAACAGACGCAGTTGCGGTTGCACCGCTTAAAGAAGTGAACCGGGATGAAATGGCGAAGGGCCTCATTGCTCCCCTGCACCCGGGAGCGAAGAAGTTTTATGAAGAAAAAGGATTACTGGAATAA
- a CDS encoding DUF1850 domain-containing protein translates to MRKRILGASALLLLTLLAIVPMNTMVLSYENKNIVVQPVFNQKEFSIRWTHSVEKEDWEEFFHIKDNTINLTSTRFKTFGAGVPDNAGEHTYIKDGWVYMTNIHQPIGDSLRFQTGKNTNHRISFNERTLVLDSQRSYQLSVGSVPMYELIYMIVND, encoded by the coding sequence ATGAGAAAAAGAATCCTGGGTGCCTCTGCCCTGCTCCTTCTTACCCTTCTCGCCATTGTCCCGATGAACACGATGGTCTTATCCTATGAGAATAAAAATATAGTAGTGCAGCCTGTTTTCAACCAAAAGGAATTTTCCATCCGCTGGACACACTCTGTTGAAAAAGAAGATTGGGAAGAATTTTTCCACATAAAAGATAATACTATCAACTTGACCTCCACCCGTTTCAAAACGTTTGGTGCCGGTGTCCCGGATAACGCAGGCGAACACACATATATCAAAGATGGCTGGGTGTATATGACGAATATCCATCAACCGATTGGAGACTCATTGCGCTTCCAGACAGGTAAGAATACGAATCATCGAATTTCATTCAACGAACGAACTCTAGTACTCGATTCTCAGCGGTCCTACCAATTATCCGTGGGGTCCGTCCCTATGTATGAACTGATTTATATGATTGTTAATGATTAA
- a CDS encoding TRAP transporter permease translates to MRKQKNTSVEELDREGNTRSKFPKVIGLFILVLAAGIALFHLYTSYAGALVDVKQRSIHLYGLMAIGFILYPFISKKKGLPVPFYDYILSGLSLFVGIYMLFSAERIIKMGGQINDTDFIVGILVIVLLLELTRRVTGWGLTLLALGFLIYGLYVKLAIYPELNSQITLTVTKKMISQLVYITEGILGTAIGVSASYIILFILFGAFLSRSGMGKLFNDLALAVAGHTKGGPAKVAVIASGFLGSINGSAVANVVTTGAFTIPLMKKIGYKKEFAGAVESAASVGGQILPPIMGAAAFIMAENLNIPYTKVIMAGIIPALLFYIGILLQVHFRASKRGLHGVPKSELPSVKAVLAERGHLIIPMVILLYLLFSGKTPFYAAFWSILATIIISGSKQVLTLSTVLGVFFIFQPQVNGILSGEGIPPLKNGWWELLLIVVIPLVINLVRKTKNLEAEEIGLKDCVQALEEGAKTTIPVAVACGAVGIVVGVASLTGVALELANSIVGIGEMIDSPLLQLVITLLLTMVTSIVLGMGLPSIPTYIITSTMAAPILLQLPLFRELAGSTETAVFVAHMFVFYFGIFANITPPVALAAFAGAGISGGDPTKTGFQAMRLAIAGFIVPFMFVFSHEMLMVDASVTSILVLTVTSVIGVFLLSVSIEGFFKKKIPVSMRLISAAAAFLLIYPGWMTDIIGFTVFVFVLFWNYQGKGKPMSKEINIPN, encoded by the coding sequence ATGAGAAAACAAAAGAACACATCTGTTGAAGAGTTGGATCGGGAGGGAAATACGAGAAGCAAGTTTCCCAAAGTGATTGGTCTATTCATTTTAGTATTGGCAGCCGGGATTGCACTCTTCCATCTATACACGTCTTATGCAGGGGCATTAGTAGATGTAAAGCAGCGAAGCATCCACTTATATGGCTTAATGGCGATTGGATTTATCCTGTACCCTTTTATTAGTAAAAAGAAAGGCCTCCCTGTTCCATTTTATGACTATATCTTAAGCGGGTTGTCCTTATTCGTTGGTATTTATATGTTATTCAGTGCGGAGCGCATCATTAAAATGGGGGGACAAATCAACGATACCGATTTTATCGTTGGAATACTCGTCATTGTCCTTCTTCTCGAACTGACCAGACGCGTGACCGGCTGGGGATTGACCCTCCTTGCCCTTGGATTTTTAATCTATGGTCTCTATGTAAAGCTGGCCATCTATCCGGAATTGAATTCTCAAATCACATTGACTGTGACAAAGAAAATGATTTCCCAGCTTGTTTACATTACAGAAGGGATCCTTGGTACAGCGATCGGCGTATCGGCAAGTTACATCATTCTCTTTATCTTATTTGGAGCATTCCTTAGCCGCTCCGGCATGGGGAAATTATTTAATGACCTGGCACTGGCAGTTGCAGGACACACAAAAGGCGGGCCTGCTAAAGTTGCGGTGATCGCCAGTGGATTTCTCGGTTCCATTAATGGTTCGGCTGTTGCCAATGTCGTGACAACAGGGGCTTTCACCATTCCATTAATGAAAAAAATCGGCTATAAGAAAGAATTTGCAGGGGCGGTCGAATCAGCAGCAAGTGTCGGTGGGCAGATCCTTCCTCCCATCATGGGTGCAGCCGCCTTCATTATGGCAGAGAACCTGAATATTCCTTATACCAAAGTGATCATGGCAGGTATCATCCCTGCACTGCTATTCTACATCGGTATCCTTCTTCAGGTGCATTTTAGAGCTTCCAAACGTGGATTGCACGGAGTACCAAAATCAGAGTTGCCTTCGGTGAAAGCAGTGCTGGCTGAAAGAGGACATTTAATCATCCCGATGGTGATTCTCCTGTACTTATTATTCTCAGGAAAAACACCGTTCTACGCTGCGTTCTGGTCGATTTTGGCAACGATTATCATTTCCGGTTCGAAGCAGGTTCTGACGTTATCAACCGTGCTAGGAGTATTTTTCATTTTCCAACCACAGGTGAATGGCATCCTTTCAGGAGAAGGCATCCCTCCCCTGAAAAACGGATGGTGGGAACTCCTGTTGATTGTGGTGATACCATTGGTCATCAATCTCGTTAGGAAAACAAAAAACCTGGAAGCCGAAGAAATAGGTTTAAAGGATTGCGTACAAGCACTGGAAGAAGGAGCGAAAACGACGATTCCGGTGGCAGTCGCCTGCGGTGCTGTTGGAATTGTTGTTGGGGTTGCATCACTCACTGGAGTTGCACTGGAGCTCGCAAACAGCATTGTCGGAATTGGGGAAATGATTGACAGCCCGCTCCTTCAGCTCGTCATTACATTACTGCTGACAATGGTTACTTCCATCGTGCTCGGAATGGGCTTACCGAGTATCCCAACCTATATCATCACGAGCACCATGGCAGCACCGATTCTATTACAGCTGCCATTATTCCGTGAATTGGCCGGGTCGACGGAAACAGCCGTGTTTGTAGCTCATATGTTTGTGTTCTACTTTGGAATCTTTGCGAATATCACGCCGCCTGTCGCCCTGGCTGCCTTTGCCGGAGCAGGCATCAGTGGCGGTGATCCGACTAAGACCGGATTCCAGGCGATGAGGCTTGCCATTGCAGGATTTATCGTTCCATTCATGTTTGTGTTTTCCCACGAAATGCTGATGGTGGACGCATCTGTTACAAGTATCCTTGTCCTGACCGTTACATCTGTTATCGGAGTGTTCCTGTTGTCGGTTTCCATCGAGGGGTTTTTCAAGAAGAAAATCCCTGTCAGTATGCGCTTGATAAGTGCAGCAGCCGCTTTTCTCCTGATTTATCCCGGCTGGATGACGGATATCATTGGCTTCACCGTCTTCGTCTTTGTTCTGTTTTGGAATTACCAAGGAAAGGGTAAACCGATGAGTAAGGAGATCAATATTCCCAATTAA
- a CDS encoding SDR family oxidoreductase codes for MDFGLKNKAVIVTASSKGLGKATALELAKEGARVLISSRNEEELQSTAKEIIELSGNHQVYFATCDMTKPEDIQALVETAVNKLGGVDILVNNTGGPPAGGFQQFDDADWQYAFELNLLSYIRTIREVIPHMKKNKGGRIVNIASSSTKQAIDGLILSNTFRTGIVGLSKSLSRELAQDHILINTVGPGRIATERVAQLDQIQADKQNIPVEKLKDMSEKAIPIGRYGEPEEFARVITFLVSDANTYLTGQSLVVDGGLVTAL; via the coding sequence ATGGATTTTGGTTTGAAGAATAAAGCAGTGATTGTCACTGCTTCCAGTAAAGGATTAGGAAAAGCAACGGCACTCGAGCTTGCAAAAGAAGGAGCTCGCGTGCTTATTTCCAGCCGAAATGAGGAAGAGCTTCAATCTACTGCAAAAGAGATCATTGAACTGTCCGGGAATCACCAAGTCTATTTTGCAACATGTGACATGACGAAACCAGAAGACATTCAAGCACTCGTTGAAACAGCGGTAAATAAACTTGGTGGTGTCGACATTCTCGTCAACAACACAGGCGGTCCACCTGCAGGGGGCTTCCAGCAATTCGATGATGCTGACTGGCAGTATGCTTTTGAGCTCAACCTGCTCAGCTATATCCGTACCATTAGAGAGGTTATTCCTCATATGAAAAAAAATAAGGGCGGACGGATCGTCAATATCGCTTCTTCCTCCACGAAGCAGGCAATTGATGGTCTGATTCTATCCAACACCTTCAGAACAGGAATAGTCGGTTTATCAAAGAGCTTATCAAGGGAACTGGCCCAGGATCACATTCTCATCAACACGGTAGGTCCGGGTAGAATTGCAACAGAACGAGTGGCTCAGTTGGATCAAATACAGGCAGACAAACAAAATATCCCCGTTGAAAAGCTAAAGGATATGAGTGAAAAAGCGATACCTATTGGGCGTTACGGGGAACCAGAGGAGTTTGCCCGAGTGATTACTTTTCTGGTTTCAGACGCCAACACTTATTTAACCGGTCAATCCCTTGTAGTTGATGGCGGATTGGTTACCGCACTATAA
- a CDS encoding SDR family oxidoreductase — MNLFLTGSTGFLGGRLIKNLLQHKENEVYILVRNVEKAERLRDSFQGDEQKRIHIFQGDITIPDGGLSMDDLEWLTGKIDAVYHLAALVKFDLELRDELFAANYDGTKHILELASLLQVKKFYYVSTAYTVGKLSEGVEELYPADGEFHNPYEESKVKSEHLVFSYRDKMDVSIFRPAIIVGDSKTGEADSQFTLYGFMRALGVFKRKTARRRGEERTYRLVAAKNGTSNLVPVDYVADILSLAPEKAQANKIYHITNPNPPENIELLKMLKDALQFENLSVVENSGEYVLDEDEVRLNSLIDVFKVYLAGALTFDDRNTQELIEGTGVSHLDMSDETVEMIIRTGCEPNGGKLTV, encoded by the coding sequence TTGAATTTGTTTTTGACGGGATCGACAGGTTTTCTTGGTGGAAGGCTCATCAAGAACCTTTTACAACATAAAGAGAACGAAGTCTATATTTTAGTAAGAAATGTAGAGAAGGCTGAAAGATTGAGAGATTCCTTTCAAGGGGATGAGCAAAAGAGAATTCATATTTTTCAAGGGGATATCACCATTCCAGATGGTGGCTTGAGTATGGATGATCTTGAATGGTTGACAGGGAAGATCGATGCGGTTTATCACCTCGCTGCCCTGGTGAAGTTTGATTTGGAATTGCGTGATGAACTGTTTGCTGCTAATTACGATGGGACCAAGCATATCCTTGAATTGGCTTCGCTGCTGCAAGTGAAGAAGTTCTATTATGTCAGTACGGCTTACACAGTCGGAAAGCTCTCAGAAGGGGTGGAGGAACTTTATCCGGCAGACGGAGAATTCCACAACCCATACGAGGAAAGTAAAGTGAAATCGGAGCATCTTGTTTTTTCTTATCGAGACAAAATGGATGTGTCCATTTTCCGCCCGGCTATTATTGTAGGTGATTCTAAAACGGGGGAAGCGGACTCTCAATTCACACTGTACGGATTCATGCGTGCTCTCGGTGTGTTCAAGCGTAAGACTGCAAGGCGCCGGGGAGAAGAGCGGACATACAGACTGGTTGCGGCGAAAAACGGAACTTCCAATCTTGTTCCCGTGGATTATGTAGCCGACATTCTAAGCCTGGCTCCTGAAAAAGCACAGGCGAACAAAATCTATCATATTACGAATCCCAATCCACCTGAAAACATCGAGCTTTTGAAGATGTTAAAAGATGCCCTTCAGTTCGAAAATCTGTCTGTGGTTGAAAATAGTGGTGAGTATGTATTAGATGAGGATGAGGTTAGGCTTAATAGTTTGATCGATGTGTTCAAGGTGTATTTGGCAGGGGCGTTGACGTTTGATGATCGCAATACTCAGGAGTTGATCGAAGGTACGGGGGTTTCTCATTTAGATATGTCGGATGAGACGGTTGAAATGATCATCCGGACGGGTTGCGAGCCCAACGGAGGAAAACTCACTGTATAA